A part of Pseudomonadota bacterium genomic DNA contains:
- a CDS encoding NADH-quinone oxidoreductase subunit M, translating to MSSILTDHLLSCMIAVPFLGIVSLAFVRDQEWMRRIALGSTLINLGLSLVLWSGFDLTNQGMQFVERAEWMPTFSIQYAVGVDGISILLVLLTTLLSPLCVLCSWNAIDTRVRAFMSLILLVEGAMIVVFTALNLFLFFMSWEVTMIPMYFLILLWGGPDRIAAGIKFVLYSLTGSLLLLVGILGLYLEGGHTFDILTLTEQTYPSNVQFWIFLAFLLAFAIKLPMIPFHSWLPDAHSEAPTAGSVILAGVLLKMGGYGFLRFCLPMLPEASASFAPFILWLSVAAILYGGYLALAQSDLKKLVAYSSISHMGFVTLGIFVFNRQGIQGAVLQMFNHGITTGALFLAVGQLYDRTHSRLISDYGGLHKPMPRFAAFLCLFSVAAFGLPGGANFIGEFLVLVGTSYRSFVMVLLAMGGIVLAAAYMLWMLQRVTLGEAATRSATLLPDLSLRETVTLVPLAIVIFWVGLYPGPLMEIMDASVTHLLEKMNGALRSS from the coding sequence ATGAGTTCTATCTTAACCGATCACCTTCTCAGTTGCATGATCGCCGTTCCCTTCCTGGGAATTGTGTCCCTGGCGTTCGTTCGGGACCAGGAGTGGATGCGGCGAATCGCACTCGGCAGTACGCTGATCAATTTGGGACTCTCCCTTGTTCTCTGGTCTGGTTTCGATTTGACTAACCAGGGCATGCAGTTTGTGGAGCGTGCGGAATGGATGCCGACCTTCAGCATTCAGTACGCAGTTGGTGTGGATGGCATTAGCATCCTCCTTGTTCTGCTTACAACTCTTCTCTCTCCCCTGTGTGTTCTCTGCTCCTGGAACGCCATTGACACCCGGGTGAGAGCTTTCATGAGCCTAATCCTCCTGGTCGAAGGCGCTATGATTGTGGTCTTTACGGCTTTGAATCTGTTTCTTTTCTTTATGTCCTGGGAAGTCACGATGATTCCCATGTATTTTCTGATTCTTCTCTGGGGCGGTCCGGACCGCATCGCTGCAGGAATTAAGTTCGTTCTGTACAGCTTGACGGGAAGCCTTCTTCTGCTCGTGGGGATTCTGGGACTGTACTTGGAAGGGGGACATACCTTCGACATTCTAACCCTGACGGAACAGACGTATCCATCCAATGTGCAATTTTGGATCTTCTTAGCGTTCCTTTTAGCCTTTGCCATTAAGTTGCCGATGATCCCTTTTCACTCGTGGCTGCCAGATGCCCATTCCGAAGCTCCCACGGCCGGCAGTGTCATCCTGGCAGGGGTATTGTTGAAGATGGGAGGGTATGGGTTTTTGCGGTTTTGTCTCCCAATGCTTCCAGAAGCCTCAGCAAGCTTTGCCCCCTTTATCTTATGGCTGTCGGTCGCAGCCATTTTATACGGCGGATATCTGGCCCTAGCTCAGTCTGACCTCAAAAAGCTGGTGGCCTATTCCTCTATCTCCCACATGGGATTTGTTACGCTCGGGATTTTTGTCTTCAACCGCCAGGGGATCCAGGGCGCGGTTTTACAGATGTTTAATCACGGAATCACAACGGGCGCCCTGTTTTTAGCCGTGGGCCAGTTGTATGACCGTACTCATAGTCGATTGATCAGCGATTACGGCGGCCTCCACAAACCAATGCCTCGGTTTGCCGCATTTTTGTGTCTTTTCTCGGTGGCTGCTTTTGGCCTACCGGGCGGAGCCAATTTCATTGGCGAATTCTTAGTACTCGTTGGGACATCTTACAGAAGCTTTGTCATGGTATTGCTCGCTATGGGTGGAATCGTTTTGGCCGCGGCTTACATGCTCTGGATGCTGCAACGTGTGACTTTAGGAGAAGCAGCAACGCGGTCGGCTACGCTTCTTCCAGACCTCAGCCTGCGAGAAACGGTAACCCTCGTGCCACTTGCCATCGTGATCTTTTGGGTAGGTCTCTATCCAGGGCCCCTTATGGAAATAATGGACGCTAGCGTGACCCATCTCTTGGAGAAGATGAACGGGGCCCTCCGATCAAGTTGA
- a CDS encoding DUF4040 domain-containing protein encodes MLTFELPLLVLLLITAAGAILVKDLISAAFMLGSYSFFLALVWAWLGAVDLAFVEAVVGAGLGTVFFLLTLFQTDPRDQSIRRTAPPVAVVLGLALLGLLLLYAADDLPEFGDPGSPASVHISPVYLENSLQDTRTPNVVTSIIMDYRGFDTLIETLVVFTAGIACAALLRRTSV; translated from the coding sequence ATGTTGACGTTCGAACTGCCATTGTTGGTTCTTCTCCTGATCACGGCGGCAGGGGCGATATTGGTGAAGGACCTGATCAGTGCGGCGTTTATGCTTGGGTCCTACAGTTTCTTCCTGGCCCTAGTGTGGGCGTGGCTTGGGGCCGTGGATTTGGCTTTTGTGGAAGCGGTGGTCGGAGCGGGCCTAGGGACGGTTTTTTTCCTGTTAACCCTATTCCAGACCGATCCCAGGGACCAATCGATTCGGCGCACTGCTCCTCCCGTGGCCGTTGTGCTCGGGCTGGCTCTACTCGGGTTGCTGCTGTTGTATGCAGCCGATGATCTTCCCGAATTCGGCGATCCGGGCTCACCGGCTAGCGTGCACATTTCCCCTGTTTACCTCGAGAATAGCCTGCAAGACACCCGAACCCCAAACGTCGTGACGTCCATCATTATGGACTACCGTGGGTTCGACACGCTGATTGAAACGCTGGTGGTTTTTACAGCCGGAATAGCGTGCGCCGCACTGTTGAGGAGAACTTCGGTATGA
- a CDS encoding hydrogenase 4 subunit B codes for MINLLVVLNSGEISYSFGGWAPPVGIEWVADGPASVVMVALSLLASICLIYGGSVSPHPVGGRVVLYYTLILLLLSGLTGIVLAGDLFNVFVFLEVATLSTCALVGMAGGKALVFAFRYLVLASLGATFFLLGVSFIYAATGTLNLADLTQRMPELVASKALIGGSVFMLIGLGIKMALMPLHGWLPDAYTYAPDAVSPLLASLVTKAVLFAWVRILYWGVGTGSEVETAQILRLVWVLGALAAVVGAFVALIQQDVKRMFAYGGVSHIGLMLIGVGQGNQTGLAGAMFYLINDAVMQATLFVVAGAAIHQYGARTMEELGRLRGRAPWMIGALIIVAMSMIGIPPTGGFFGKWYIILSALQGGNYLAVGAVMVSTLLTLAYFIRLFVRIFGEVQVSPSVQRVEAPLALRISLSTLSVGIVALGLGSDRIVKVLLETTTSLGL; via the coding sequence GTGATCAATCTTTTGGTCGTTCTGAATTCTGGAGAAATCAGCTATTCGTTCGGTGGATGGGCGCCGCCGGTAGGAATTGAATGGGTCGCTGACGGGCCGGCAAGTGTCGTGATGGTAGCCCTTAGCCTGCTTGCCTCTATTTGCTTGATCTATGGAGGCTCCGTATCACCTCATCCAGTTGGCGGACGCGTCGTCCTGTACTACACATTGATCCTTCTCTTACTATCAGGCTTAACAGGGATTGTCTTGGCCGGGGATCTTTTCAACGTGTTCGTTTTTCTGGAAGTTGCCACATTGTCCACGTGTGCCTTGGTCGGCATGGCTGGCGGGAAAGCGCTGGTGTTTGCCTTTCGATATCTCGTTCTGGCAAGCCTTGGCGCGACGTTCTTTTTGTTGGGCGTCAGCTTTATCTATGCAGCAACCGGGACCCTGAACCTGGCGGACTTGACGCAGCGAATGCCTGAATTAGTGGCCTCCAAGGCACTCATTGGTGGGTCGGTTTTTATGTTGATCGGCCTCGGAATTAAGATGGCGCTCATGCCGCTTCATGGCTGGTTGCCTGATGCCTATACTTATGCGCCGGATGCGGTTTCGCCTCTCCTCGCCTCTCTGGTGACGAAGGCCGTACTGTTTGCCTGGGTCCGGATCCTCTATTGGGGGGTGGGTACTGGCAGTGAAGTCGAAACCGCACAGATTCTTCGTCTAGTTTGGGTATTAGGCGCCCTCGCAGCTGTTGTCGGAGCGTTTGTGGCATTAATCCAACAGGATGTGAAACGGATGTTCGCCTATGGAGGGGTATCGCACATTGGCCTGATGCTGATTGGGGTGGGTCAGGGAAACCAAACGGGATTGGCAGGCGCCATGTTTTACCTGATCAACGACGCAGTGATGCAAGCAACGCTGTTCGTCGTGGCTGGCGCCGCGATCCACCAGTATGGGGCACGGACCATGGAGGAATTGGGAAGGTTGCGTGGGCGAGCCCCTTGGATGATCGGGGCGCTCATCATCGTGGCAATGTCGATGATCGGCATCCCCCCAACGGGTGGTTTTTTTGGGAAGTGGTATATCATTCTGAGTGCCCTGCAGGGCGGTAATTACCTGGCCGTCGGGGCCGTGATGGTCTCCACCCTCCTGACGCTGGCGTATTTCATTAGACTCTTTGTGCGAATCTTTGGTGAAGTTCAGGTGTCGCCGAGCGTGCAGCGAGTCGAAGCGCCCTTAGCGCTACGAATTAGTTTGAGCACCCTATCTGTTGGGATCGTCGCTCTAGGCCTCGGCAGCGATCGCATTGTGAAGGTTCTACTGGAAACGACTACCTCCCTGGGACTGTAA
- a CDS encoding cation:proton antiporter, which produces MIHPHDSVIVRTLSRVLVPLVQLYAVYILFFGQYSPGGGFVAGVILGASLIFGVLVFGPEGNPSGLAKKVLHGDGLGLIVFAGVGGLCLIGGGEFLNYANLKIPGLEPSGRRSLGIVLTQIGVAVDIAVTAVSIAFSLAFLDHDEDSHA; this is translated from the coding sequence ATGATTCACCCCCACGACAGTGTCATCGTCAGGACGTTGAGCAGGGTGCTCGTACCGTTGGTACAGCTCTATGCGGTGTACATCCTTTTCTTCGGTCAGTATTCACCCGGCGGAGGATTTGTGGCCGGCGTAATCTTGGGAGCGAGCCTGATCTTCGGGGTCCTCGTATTTGGTCCCGAGGGTAACCCGAGTGGGCTGGCAAAGAAGGTTCTGCACGGTGACGGGCTTGGCTTGATTGTTTTTGCAGGGGTGGGGGGGTTGTGTTTGATCGGGGGCGGCGAGTTCTTGAACTACGCGAACCTGAAGATTCCAGGGCTGGAGCCTTCCGGGCGCCGTTCTTTGGGTATCGTCCTGACACAGATTGGAGTCGCCGTCGATATTGCGGTGACGGCTGTCTCCATCGCTTTTAGCCTGGCCTTTTTGGACCATGACGAGGATTCCCATGCTTGA
- a CDS encoding NADH-quinone oxidoreductase subunit L produces MSVFVLIPLLPLLAFLTLALGGRRLDEASHKVGIPAIVLSFGLSVAAFVEILRNGPQSIPLYRLLQSGRLVVDLGLYIDQLTVLLLLLVTGVSAVVHIYSSRYMIGDPRYSRFFAVMALFTFSMVTLVMSSNLLMTYICWEVMGICSYLLISHWAGRKAACQAATKAFLVNAVADVGLGFGVILIFFTFGTLDIQQILARAESFSGQSVNLLSWAGLDLPVQTTTLIVLCLFMGALGKSAQVPLHVWLPFAMEAPTPVSALIHAATMVNAGPFLLVRFSPLVMLSPVAMSVIAIVGATTALFAALVALTQTDIKKLLAYSTISQIGFMIMTCGVGAFVAAIFHLLAHGFLKAFLFLSTGNALQSVTAHANSETGPIRGPQARPSWSVFIGALIFACIPPFILFSGPYEAMWAAHDVPSAKFTFWAIGSTTVFFTAMYFFRGAISLFQQGPAVRELRSARSLIVQPQLFSPRHVLALAMGGVGLVGLLVGLWSWFIEFLAPALGRPQGTLPVLGQPVAFSPWFLLPLLAAVSGWGLAYRLHVKPRASALERSDWAKSLYVLFLNKLYFDEIYEAYVVQPTVRLARWLSHEIESRGIDRVVNGMATVSLLLARWLWRVIEFRGIDRMVGGSATSSVRLAHWLWRVIDVRGTEETVERLGRLADGAGHMLEEIEPRTLQHHLVVVVCWLGIAIGLLYWLVL; encoded by the coding sequence ATGTCCGTTTTCGTCCTCATCCCCCTGCTGCCATTGTTAGCCTTCTTAACCCTCGCACTGGGTGGGCGGCGCCTGGATGAAGCAAGCCATAAGGTGGGGATCCCTGCCATAGTCCTATCCTTTGGACTCTCGGTAGCAGCGTTTGTTGAGATTCTGAGGAACGGACCCCAGTCCATACCCCTTTACCGATTGCTTCAATCTGGGAGGCTTGTTGTCGACCTGGGGTTGTACATTGATCAGCTCACCGTGTTGTTGCTGCTGTTGGTTACAGGCGTCAGCGCCGTCGTCCACATTTACTCCTCCCGGTACATGATCGGGGATCCACGGTACAGCCGTTTCTTCGCCGTCATGGCTCTCTTTACCTTTTCCATGGTGACGCTCGTCATGAGTAGCAACTTGCTCATGACGTACATCTGCTGGGAGGTCATGGGTATTTGTTCTTACCTCTTGATTTCTCATTGGGCCGGGAGAAAAGCCGCGTGCCAGGCGGCCACGAAAGCCTTCCTAGTCAATGCTGTGGCGGACGTGGGCCTAGGGTTTGGGGTGATCTTAATCTTTTTCACCTTTGGAACGCTTGACATTCAGCAGATCCTGGCTCGAGCGGAGAGCTTCAGCGGACAAAGCGTGAATCTTCTTAGCTGGGCGGGCTTGGACTTGCCTGTTCAGACAACCACCCTGATTGTCCTCTGTTTGTTTATGGGCGCCTTGGGAAAATCAGCCCAGGTTCCGCTCCACGTCTGGCTTCCGTTTGCCATGGAAGCCCCGACCCCAGTTTCGGCACTCATACATGCCGCCACCATGGTGAATGCAGGCCCCTTTCTGCTGGTTCGATTTAGCCCCTTGGTGATGCTTTCACCGGTTGCTATGTCGGTCATTGCCATCGTAGGCGCAACAACAGCGCTGTTTGCGGCCTTGGTTGCACTAACACAGACAGATATCAAGAAGCTGCTCGCCTATTCTACGATCAGTCAAATCGGTTTCATGATCATGACATGCGGGGTCGGAGCCTTTGTGGCGGCAATCTTCCATCTGTTAGCTCATGGGTTTTTGAAGGCCTTTTTGTTCCTGTCTACCGGCAATGCGCTTCAATCGGTGACAGCCCATGCAAACTCTGAAACCGGGCCAATTCGTGGCCCGCAAGCGCGGCCATCCTGGTCCGTGTTCATTGGAGCGTTGATCTTCGCGTGCATTCCACCGTTCATTCTGTTCTCAGGCCCCTATGAAGCGATGTGGGCTGCGCATGATGTTCCCTCCGCCAAGTTCACCTTTTGGGCAATCGGTTCGACTACGGTCTTTTTTACGGCGATGTATTTCTTTCGCGGGGCCATCTCCCTATTTCAACAAGGTCCTGCCGTTCGGGAGTTGAGAAGTGCCCGGTCGTTGATAGTTCAACCCCAGTTGTTTTCACCTCGGCACGTCTTAGCCCTTGCGATGGGAGGGGTGGGGTTGGTCGGCCTTCTTGTAGGGCTCTGGTCGTGGTTTATTGAATTCTTGGCGCCTGCACTGGGGCGCCCGCAAGGTACTCTTCCGGTGCTCGGGCAACCTGTCGCGTTCTCACCCTGGTTCCTATTGCCGCTTCTGGCAGCGGTTAGCGGATGGGGCCTTGCCTACAGACTTCACGTAAAGCCCAGGGCGTCTGCCCTTGAGCGGTCGGACTGGGCAAAGAGCCTGTATGTGCTTTTTCTTAACAAGTTATACTTTGACGAAATTTACGAGGCCTATGTGGTACAACCGACCGTTCGATTGGCAAGGTGGCTCTCGCATGAGATAGAGAGTCGGGGAATTGACCGGGTGGTGAATGGTATGGCCACGGTTTCATTGCTCCTCGCGCGGTGGTTGTGGCGCGTTATTGAATTCCGCGGGATTGACCGCATGGTGGGTGGTAGTGCGACGTCGTCGGTTCGGCTCGCGCACTGGTTATGGCGCGTTATTGATGTTCGGGGGACGGAGGAAACGGTTGAACGCTTAGGGCGCCTGGCCGATGGTGCCGGTCACATGTTAGAAGAGATCGAACCACGGACGCTTCAGCACCACCTGGTGGTCGTGGTCTGTTGGTTAGGGATAGCTATAGGGCTGTTGTATTGGCTTGTGTTATGA
- a CDS encoding cation:proton antiporter subunit C → MLEFIKAALERENYIVFVVLFVWGLYIAITHHNLVKKLIGMYVVQTSVFFFLVSFSAKEGATVPILFSTTDKIQAEAYMNPLPHALTLTGIVVQVATLGVALALVIAIYRQYGSLDEDEILKRLE, encoded by the coding sequence ATGCTTGAGTTCATTAAGGCCGCGCTTGAGAGAGAGAATTACATTGTCTTCGTTGTTCTGTTTGTCTGGGGTCTTTACATCGCGATCACTCACCACAACCTTGTGAAGAAGCTCATTGGGATGTATGTGGTCCAGACGAGCGTCTTTTTTTTCCTTGTCTCGTTCAGCGCAAAGGAAGGGGCGACAGTTCCTATCCTTTTCTCCACAACCGACAAGATTCAAGCCGAAGCCTACATGAATCCATTGCCGCACGCCTTGACGTTGACAGGCATCGTGGTCCAAGTGGCCACACTGGGAGTCGCTCTCGCGTTGGTCATCGCTATTTATCGACAGTACGGCAGCTTGGACGAGGACGAGATTTTGAAAAGGCTAGAATGA